A stretch of Linepithema humile isolate Giens D197 chromosome 3, Lhum_UNIL_v1.0, whole genome shotgun sequence DNA encodes these proteins:
- the ND-PDSW gene encoding NADH dehydrogenase [ubiquinone] 1 beta subcomplex subunit 10, translating into MAEKDNTFITRWMSNLYYMLDTPVTYVREKFVVPNQKKYPWYHQQYRRVPNIDECYTDDLVCYTEANAQFFRDKSVEDEILFILRSRFEQCAFYHGEDAHLCDDLRKTYDDAATAWFMKYGDLGIGINVRTAYMKQKHRLIWERRHGPVGTGMKEKAAKA; encoded by the exons ATGGCAGAAAAggataatacttttataaccAGATGGATGAGCAATCTATATTACATGTTAGACACACCAGTCACTTATGTCCGAG AAAAATTCGTAGTACCGaatcaaaaaaaatatccgtGGTATCATCAACAATACCGTCGTGTGCCAAACATTGACGAATGTTACACCGACGATTTGGTCTGCTATACTGAGGCAAATGCTCAATTCTTTCGCGATAA ATCAGTAGAGgatgaaattttgtttattctgAGAAGTCGTTTTGAACAATGTGCTTTTTATCACGGCGAGGATGCTCATTTATGCGACGATTTGAGGAAAACTTACGACGATGCGGCCACTGCTTGGTTTATGAAAT ATGGTGATTTGGGAATAGGTATAAATGTAAGAACTGCGTACATGAAGCAAAAACATCGTCTAATTTGGGAGCGTCGTCATGGTCCAGTAGGCACTGGAATGAAAGAAAAAGCGGCTAAAGCGTAG